A stretch of DNA from Spirosoma endbachense:
GCAAGGGAAATGGCGTGGATGCGTCACTAAATTATCAACACGGTTTTCGGTCGGATAAGAACCGTTTGCTGACCTTTTCGTACCGGTATTTGACCTATGAAACGAAGCAGAATAATGACCTGAGTATCACCAATCGGGAGAATTATACAATGCCCAATTATCGGCAGGAAAACGATCAGCGGTTTTCGGAACAAACCATCCAGGTCGACTATGTCCATCCCGGTAAGCAGCAGCAATTTGAAGCGGGTTTAAAGGGAATTTTACGGGATAATAACAGCGATTTTCAGAATGCGGTAGCTGATTCTGTAACGCGTCAATATGTAATTCAACCGACACTCAGTAACCGATTCAGAAATACACAGAATGTCTTTGGCGGGTATACAACCTATCAATACAGCTTAAAAAACTGGGGCGTAAAAGCGGGTTTGCGTATCGAGCAAACCGTTATCGATGCCGATTTTATATCGGTCGATTCCAGGGTAAAAAGAACGTACTTTAACCTGATACCTTCCGTATCTGTAAATCGTAAATTCAAGAATAATAGTGGGCTTAATCTGGCTTATACGCAGCGAATTCAACGGCCAGGAATTTATCAGCTGAACCCTTTTGTGGATCGCTCCAATCCGAACTTTGAACGAACAGGCAATCCTGATCTGCGGCCTGCCGTTGTCAATGACATCCAGGTAACATTCAGTGGAACAGGAAAAATTCAACTGAATACGGGGTTGGGATTCACGTTTTTCCGGGATCTGGTTTTTCCGGTTTCAGTTTATGATTCAACGACGACCATTACGCGCACATCCTATGGGAACACAGGTACGGCAAAGCTTCCAAACCTGTACGTGACTATCAATTATCCGATTACTAAACAGTGGAACGTAAGTGCAAACAGCCGTGCCGCTTATGGGATGGTGCAGGGTTTGGTAAATGGCGTATTGATTAAGAACGAAGGGTTAATGTATAATGTCGCACTGTCAACCAATTACAAACTACCCAAAGAATGGCGCTTAACGGCCAATCTGCAGATGAATGGGCGAGGGATTAATTTGCAGGGAACGACCAATAGCATGCTAAGCACTTCATTCAGTGTCAATAAAGATCTGATTAAGGACAAAGTATCTATTGCGGGATCGATCAGCAACCCGTTTCGTAAATACAGGGAAAACCTTGCCAGTACGTTCGGCCCGGATTTCCAACAGACTAATTTCCGTTGGGATTATTTCCGGTCATTCACGGTCAGCTTGGACTATAAATTCGGTAAGCTCAGGGAGTCGATTAAAAAGAACAAACGAGGAATTCGTAATGATGATGTCCAAAGCGGAAACTAGTGCAGGTATCCGGTTTTATACCTTCTTCAAACTAGTGCACATCCAATTTAAACCTATAAGGTTTTTGAAACCTTATAGGTTTGTCAGCAACTCCATTCATGTCTAGTACGTATAAAATAGAAATCAGAAAAAGTAGGACTTCACGGGAGGGGATGCGCGATCCAGTTCACTATTAATAAGTTATTGCGCTGTGATTTATATTTGCCGGTGGTCAACCCAACCTTTTCTGAAATGAACCGTATTGCCAGCAACTCCCGTACGATATGCAGAAAAAGCCTCTTTTTATTTGCCGTTACAGTTGTTTTCTATCTCATCGTCAATCCGATAGCTAAAGCCCAGATCGTTTTACACACCGATGATTTACCCCGTTTCTACCAGGCCTATGATTCCGTCATGACAACAACTGACACAGCCCGGCAAGCCAACTTTATTCGATCCTTGTATGTAGACAAAGCAAGTCCCGGCTTAACTCAATTTATGGAATTGCGGGGTGGAAATACAGCCAAATGGAGGGCCTTTATCGAAAAGGAAAAAAACATACTGGCCAAAAAAAGACCGTGGATATTAGCCGTCCTGGACCAGAAAGCGGAAATCTTAAAACGAATAAGCCGATTTAAAGAAATCTATCCCGACTTTCGGGAGGGTGATATCTACTTTTGTGTCGGCATCAACAACTCAGGCGGCACTATCGATGATCGGACAGTCTATATCGGGACCGAAGTAGCGGCCAGCGACCAACCAAACTGGGCGGTTCCATTAGTGTTGCATGAATTCGTTCATACCCAGCAATGGACCCAACGAAACAAAGCTCGAGTCCTCCAGAATGAACACCTATTGGACGAATACACGGCCTCTCATAAGCAATTGTTAGGAAAGTGCCTGGAAGAAGGCATGGCGGACTTCATCGCAGAACTGGTTTATGAACAACCCCTGGCTAAAGTCAATCCCAATGGCCACACAGCGTTCGGTTTACAGCATGAGCAGCCGATCTGGGAAGCCTTCAAAAAAGAGATGTATTCAGATGTTGACTGGAAGGGGGGCTGGTTATACGCTAAGCGGGAGATTGATGGCCAGAAGGTGAGCGACTTAGGTTATTTTGTGGGCCACCAGATCTGTAAGGCATATTACCAAAAAGCCAAAAATAAGCAAACGGCCATTCGCTATATGTTGGGGTTGAATCTGACGGATGAAAATGCAAAACGCTTCCTCTTGGCATCCGGCTATTCCCCGGAAAAGCAGGTCGCCCATTGAGGATAGGTTATAAAATTACCTTAACCTGCCAGCGCTTGAATCCAGAGATTACAACACTTATATACTCAGTACCATTTTTCATGGTAAAATAGCTTTCTGGACTTCTCAATAAAGCAACTTTGGACTGCTCAATAAACTGACGTGACTGACGGACCTCTACTTTTGCATCACAGATAAACTAAAGATATTCAGTGATGGAGCGTTCAGAAACAGTATTGGTGACCGGAGGGTCAGGTTTCTTAGGCATGCGGATCGTGTTGCATCTTTTACAGATAGGATATCATGTACGGACGACCGTTCGCAGTTTGGACAGCAAAAACAAGTTGATTCAGACATTGCGATCAAACGGTATCACATCATTCGAAAGGCTTTCGTTTGCCGAGACGGAATTGACAAGGGATGACAACTGGGATAGTGCCATGAAAGGGTGTACCTACGTGCTGAGTGTGGCATCGCCTGTATTCTTTGAAACGCCTAAAGATGAAAATGA
This window harbors:
- a CDS encoding outer membrane beta-barrel family protein; this translates as MKILALLLISILLVGLHGAVAQKNVGSYSIHGIIADSANHKPLTFMTIHLLKSSDVAIKVDYSRANGSFSLAGLEAGKYSLAIQGVGYKTRKIPVELTDSLQKTVELGIVALTPDMMGLKEVVVAGTKQIVKQEIDRITYDLQADPESKVFSVLDMMRKVPLLSLDADNNILMKGNSDFKILINGKPSSMMERNYKDILRTMPASSIERIEVITSPPAKYDAEGLAGIINIITTKKLDNGYNGSVNVSERFPTGGPGLGGSVSAKLGKFGISAFGGANLNNNRTVRGGIQRITTGQQPTELLQEGTTESKSRTAYIGYEMSYEIDTLNLVSAQFNLNGTSSEGNMIQTSDLMSSATHLQGYTLENRNTGKGNGVDASLNYQHGFRSDKNRLLTFSYRYLTYETKQNNDLSITNRENYTMPNYRQENDQRFSEQTIQVDYVHPGKQQQFEAGLKGILRDNNSDFQNAVADSVTRQYVIQPTLSNRFRNTQNVFGGYTTYQYSLKNWGVKAGLRIEQTVIDADFISVDSRVKRTYFNLIPSVSVNRKFKNNSGLNLAYTQRIQRPGIYQLNPFVDRSNPNFERTGNPDLRPAVVNDIQVTFSGTGKIQLNTGLGFTFFRDLVFPVSVYDSTTTITRTSYGNTGTAKLPNLYVTINYPITKQWNVSANSRAAYGMVQGLVNGVLIKNEGLMYNVALSTNYKLPKEWRLTANLQMNGRGINLQGTTNSMLSTSFSVNKDLIKDKVSIAGSISNPFRKYRENLASTFGPDFQQTNFRWDYFRSFTVSLDYKFGKLRESIKKNKRGIRNDDVQSGN